The DNA sequence TGAGTGAGGTGGCCACCGAGTCGCACAAGCCGCTGCTCGGTGTGTTCCTGGACTTCGCCGACGTGGAGGAGGACCACGAGGGAACCGACCTGCCCAACACGCTGCCGACGTACACCTCACCGGCCGACGCCATCCAGGCGCTGGCGGCCGTCACCGCGTACGCGCACTGGCGGGAACGCGACCCAGGGGCGGTGCCGCTGCTGGACGTCGACGAGCTGGCGGCCAAGCGGGTGGTGAACCGGGTGCTGTCCGCCGAGCCGCGGGGCCGCGAGCTCACCGACGAGGAGACCGCCGAGTTGCTCGGCGCCTACGGTGTCCAGGTGGTGCCGAAGTATCGGGTCGACTCGCTCGCCGAGGCCATCAGCAAGGCCGAGGAGCTCGGCTGGAACGTGGTCCTGAAGGCGACGGCCCAGGCGGTCCGGGGGAGGCCGGACCTGGCCAGCGTCTATCGCAACCTCGACAACGCCGCGGAGATGTCGCAGGCGTGGGTCGACCTCGGCGAGCTGGTCCGCGAGCTCGGGCTGGCGGGCAAAGATGGCGACCTGAGTGTCGCCGTGCCGGTGGTGCAACCCATGGTGATGCCTGGGGTGGCACTGGTGCTCACCAGCCGGGAGGACGCGGCCTTCGGCCCCATCGTCTCCCTCGGACTGGACGGCATCGCGAGCGAGCTGCTGGGCGACGTCGTCTACCGGGTGCCGCCGCTGACCACGGTCGACGCCGCGGCGATGGTGCGCGACCTGCGTGCTGCGCCGACGCTGTTCGGGCGGCACGGCAGTCCGCGGGTGAACATCTCGGCGGTCGAGGATCTGCTGCACCGGGTGGCTCAGCTCTCCGACGACCTGCCGCAGCTGTCAACGGCGACGCTGAACCCCTGCATCGCCTCTACAACCACTCTGTCGGTGCTCGGTGCACGGATCTTCATCGCCCCCACCGACGACCAGCGTGACCCGATGGCGCGCTCGCTGGGCTGAGCCAACCCGCCTCGGTTGCGCCCGAACCGGCGGCCAGGTGCGGCCCGTGGCAGGATGACTCCCATGAGGGTGCACTCGACCAAGGCGGATCTGCGCGCCGAGATCGCCGCCTGCGGCTACTTCCCGGAGCTGGTCGAAGACGCGATCTCGCTCGCCGTCGCCGACGAGGAGCTGCTGGACTTCGTCGTGCACCACGAACCGACGTTCAACCGGGACGAGATCCACCGGCACATCACCGTACTGGCGCTGACACCCACCCGCCTGGTGGTGGGACACACTGACGACCATCCGGCCGACCCGAACATCCCCGGCAACTACGCGTCCAGCTCGACCGAGTCGGTCGCGCTGCGGCAGGTGAACACTGTCGTCGTGACCCGGGTGGTCACCAAACCGGAGGACTTCCACGCCGGTTCACCGGACATCCACGAGACCTGGCTCTCGGTGGGCTGGGGAGCGATGCGTCGACTCGACCTCGAGCCGGCCAGCTGCTCGGACCCGCAGTGCGAGGCCGACCATGGCTTCACCGGCGCGTTGGTCGGCGACGACCTGACGGTCAGGATGTCGGCAGCTGCGGAGGGTCCTGACCGGGTGGCCCGGCTGGTGAGCTTCGCCACGGCGTTGCAGCGGGCGGCCGCCTTGTGACGGCACGGACCGCCCTGCCGCCGATGGTGAAGCCGGTCTACCAGCACTCCACCCTCAGTGACCTGGTGCCCAGCATCGGTGCGCACCTGGGCATCGCCGGCTACCGTGAGGACCTGCTCGGTCTGCCCGGCTCCGACCGCTACGTCGTGGTGCTGATCGACGGTCTCGGCTGGCACCTGATCCGTCGTGCCGCCCAGGCGGCGCCCTATCTGGCGGGGCTGCTCGGCGACGGTCGCGCGATCACCTCGGCCGTGCCCAGCACCACCGTCACCAGCCTCACCTGCCTCGGCACCGGCCTAGCCCCCGGTCAACACGGGATGGTGGGCTACACCTCCCGGGTGCCGGAGACCGGTGAGATCCTCAACGCGCTGACCTGGGAGTCCGAGCTCGTCGCCAAGGACTACCAGAGTCGGCCGACGGCGTTCGAGCGGATCAGCACGGCCGGGGTCGCCATGAGCTCGGTGGCGCTGCACCGGTTCGAATGCAGCGGGCTCACCCAGGCGGCCCTGCGCGGGGCGGACTTCGTCGGTTTCGAGCACGAGAAGGCCGAGGACACGCGGATCGAGCTGACCGTCGAGGCGGCGATGAGGGGCAGCCGGAGCCTGGTCTACGCGTACGAGCGGGAGCTTGATCATTCCGGTCATGTCGACGGTTGCGATTCGCAGGTGTGGTTGCGCCATCTGGCCCGGATCGACGCCATGTGTGAGCGGCTGCGAGAGAGCCTGCCGGACGAGGTGACCATGATCATCACCGGTGACCACGGCATGATCGACATCCCCAGCGGCAACCGGCTGATCGTCGAGGACGAGCCGGGGCTGTTGGCAGGAGTGTCCGCACTGGCCGGTGAGGGTCGCTTCCGCCAGCTCTATGTCGATCATGAGAACCCCGAGCGGGTCGCGGACCGGTGGCGCGATCGGCTCGGTGAGCTGGCCTGGGTCAGGACCCGCGACGAGGCGTTCGACGAGGGCTGGTTCGGCCAGGTCGACGCCTCGATCGTCGACCGCTACGGGCATGTGATGGTGGCCATGCGCGACGACCATGCGGTGATGACCCGTCAGTTCCCCAGGGAACTGTCACTGGTGGGAATGCACGGGTCGCTCACCCCCGCCGAGATGATGGTCCCCCTCTTCACCGACTGAGTCCCGCACGCGTGAGCTCAGCCCGCCAGCGCCAGGCCGAGCCGGCGCGTCCCCTCGGCGATGGTCTCCGGGTCGTAGGTGGTGAAGGAGAGCCGCATGGTGTTGGCCCTCGGGGCACTGGCGAAGAAGGATGCGCCAGGAACGAAGGCCACCTGGTGCGCGATGGCCGTTGGCAGCAGTACGGCCGCGTCCCACCCTTCGGGGAGTTCCGCCCAGACGAACATTCCGCCGTCCGGGTTGGTCCAGCGGCTGCCCGGGGGCAGCGCCGACTCCAGTCCTGCGAGCAGGGCGTCCCGGCGACGACCGTACTCGCAGCGGGCCCGGGCCAGGCTTGCGGACAGCCGACCGGTGGCCAGATAGTGCGCTGCGGCTGCCTGGTCGAGGGTGGAGGTGTGCAGGTCCGCCGACTGCTTGGCCACCACCAGTCCGGGTTTGATCGTCGGGTCGCAGCGGACGAAACCGAGCCGGAGCCCTGGGGCCAGGATCTTGGAGAAGCTGCCGGTGCTCACCACGTGGTCGCTGTCGCAGAAGGCGGCCATCGGTGCCAGCGACTCACCCGAGTAGCGCAGCTCGTGGTACGGGTCGTCGGCGATCACCCGGAAGCCGACCTGTTGGGCGATCTCGGCGATCCGACCGCGCTGGTGGGCATCCAGGGTGCGGCCGGTCGGGTTGTGGAAGGTCGGCACGGTGTAGAAGAGGCGAGCGGAGTGGCGCCTCGCCAGCTCAGCCAGCGCGTCGAGGTCGACACCGTCGCCGTTGGACGGCACCTCGATGAGCCGGGCGCCGGCCAGTGTCAGGGCCTGCAAGGCGGCCAGATAGCTGGGTCGTTCGACCAGGACGGCATCGCCGGGGTCGACCAGCGTTGCCGCCAGGAGTGACAACCCCTGCTGTGAACCAGTGGTGATCACGATGTTCTCGGCCCTGGTGGGCAGACCCAGGGCGGTGTAGCGGTCGGCAACGATCGCCCGCAGGGTCGCGTTCCCTTCGGTGGGTGAGTACTGCAGAGCCGCGCGGGCGCCCGTGCTCAGCACGGTGGCGAAGGACTCGGCGGTTCCCTCGACGTCGAACAGCTCCGGGGCGGGCAGCCCGCCGGCGAAGGAGATGATGCCGGGCCGTTCGGTGAGCGCGAGCAGGTCACGGACGATCGATGACGTGACTCCGGCCAGTCGGGTGGCGAGTGCTGGCGGATCGGTCGGCCGATTGGGCACGGGGAGCTCCTCGGTACGGGTCCGTTCAGGATCCCAGCCGGGAGGGCTGGCTCGGGGGCCGGTCCGGATGCTGGCAGGATTCACCCGTGGCTGACTTCCTCTACTTCACCGGTCCGATGGACTGCGGCAAGTCGACGCTGGCCCTGCAACTTGACTACACCCATTCCAGCGGTGGGCGGACGGGGCGGTTGTTCACCAGCCAGGATCGGGCGGGCGAGGCCACCATTTCGTCCAGGTTGGGTCTGCGACGGCCCGCCATCGAGGTACATCCCGAGTTCGACTTCTGGGTCTATGTTGTCCAGGAGCTCACCAGCGGGGAACGGATCGACTACCTCGTCTGCGACGAGACGCAGTTCTATCAGCCGATCCAGATCGACCAGCTGGCCAGGATCGTGGACGAGCTGCAGATCGACGTGTTCGCGGTGGGAATCCTGACCGACTTCCGCACCAGGATGTTCCCCGGCTCGCAGCGACTGGTCGAGCTGTGTGATCGGATCGAGACGCTGCAGGTGCAGGCGTTGTGCTGGTGTGGTCAGCGGGCCACCCACAACGCTCGGACCGTCGACGGGGCGATGGTGACCGAGGGTGACCAGGTGGTGGTCGGGGACACGGCCGTCATCGGTGTGGACAGCTCGGTGGTCTCCTATGAGGTGCTCTGTCGACAGCACCATCGTCGTAAGGTCACCCGAATGGTGGCGCGGGCGACGCTCTCCCCGGAGCCATTGCCGTTCGGGCATGAGGATGATGCGCCGTTCGGGCATGAGGATGATGCGCCGTTCGGGCATGAGGATGATGCGCCGTTCGGGCATGAGGATGATGCGCCGTTCGGGCTTGAGGACGAGCTGGAGGAGCTGCGGTGAGCGTGTTGATCGGGGCCCAGGACCTCCTGGCAGCGCTGGGATCGGACCAGCCACCGGTGATCGCCGACGTCCGCTGGGAACTGGGCCGAGACACCGGCCGGGCCGACTTCGAGGCCGGTCACATCCCTGGTGCCCAGTTCGTTGATCTTGACCGCGAACTGGCCGCGCCCCCCGGAGCTGGTGGGCGGCACCCCCTGCCGCCGCCTGAGGTCTTTCAACAAGCGATGCGACGGATTGGGGTGAGCAACGACCGAGCCGTGGTGGTCTACGATGCGGCCAACTCGTTGGCTGCCTCCCGGCTGTGGTGGTTGCTGGCCGATGCCGGGCATGACCAGGTCGCTGTTCTCGATGGTGGCCTCGCCGCCTGGACGAAGGCCGGCCAGCCGGTCACAGCGGGGGAGTCCGAGCACGTCCCGGCCGGGGACTTCGACGGTCGACCCGGCCAGCTGGGCCAGGTCGACTCGGCCACGCTGGCAGCCTTGATCGACAAGGGAGAGGCCCCGGTGCTGGTCGACGTCAGGGGAGCGGAACGCTACGCCGGCGAGAACGAACCAATCGATCCGGTCGCGGGTCACATCCCGGGGGCGGTGAGCGCACCGTCGATGGACAACGTCGACGCCGACGGTCGGTTCGTCGCACCGAAAGTCCTGAGGGAGCGCTTCACCGCGCTCGGTGTCGACGGCGACGCCGTCCTCTACTGCGGCTCGGGCATCACCGCAGCCCACACCCTGCTGGCGATGCGGTCAGCCGGGATCGGCGGTGGCACTCTCTATCCCGGCTCGTGGAGCGACTGGATCAGAGACCCCGACCGACCGGTCCGCACCGGCCCGCTCCCCTGAGCATTTCGACCTCACGCGCTCTGAGCCTGTCGAAGAGCGCCCTTCGACAGGCTCAGGGCACATATCCGCGGGGTGTGGGAGACGCTTGTTCCTCACGCGCTCTGAGCTTGTCGAAGAGTGCTCCCTGCAGTTCACGGGCTCTTCGACAGGCTCAGGGCACGTACGTGGGATGCGCCCCTTCGACAAGCTCAGGGCACATCGACAGGGGTCAGGGCACTTCGGCCGGACTCAGGTCAGGGGGATCATGACGGTCATCAGGCCGGGCTCGCGGTTGGCCCAGGCGAAGTAGGGGATGGCGGTCAGAGCTGCGGCGTCGGCGGGCCGAGTCTCGTCGGGGCCGGGCTGCCAGGGACGATAGAGCGCGAGGTCGCTCGGTGTCCTCGCGGACGCCGTCGTCGACAGGCCTTCCACCCCGGGAAGGTCGGGTCCGGGGGCGCGCTTCCACTGTTCGGTGCCGGTGAGCGACAGGTCTCGGATGTCCTCCACGTGGTCGGCCTGCTCCAGGCAATAGACCAGCGGTCCTTGGGTGATGGCCACCCGGTGGTGGGCAGAGGCGAGGTAGGGGTGAGCCGCCAGCAGCCGTACGGGGAAGTCATAGTCGATGCTGAGCTCGTCTCCATCGGCCCATTCCCGTTCCAGCACCAGGTAGCCGGCCGCCGGTCGTGCGGCGGACTCGACGCCGTTGATCGTCAACCGGATCTCCGCAGCCCAGCTGGGAGCGGGCAGCCGGAGCACGAAGCTGCTCGGAGCGGACAGTCCCAGCCGAACGGTGAACGTGCCCCGGTAGGGGAGCCCGGAGGTGGTGCTCAGTTGGGCGCGGGTGCCGTCCGGCAGGTCGATGTCGGCGTCGATCCCGAGCAGCTGGTGCAGCCACAGCCCCTCGTCCGAGGTGGTCAGGGCGTAGCCGGGCAGAGACCCCAGCAGCCGGGTGATGTTGGGCGGGCAGCAGGCACAGTCGAACCACGGCTGCCGTCGGTGGCGCCCCGCATCCGCCAGCGGGTTCTGATAGAAGAAGTCGGTGCCCTCCAGTGACAGCCCGGGCAGCACCGCGTTGTAGAGAGCCCACTCGATCGCCTCGCGATAGCGGCCGTCACCGGTCCGCAGCAACAGTCGCCAGGCAAGGTAGATCTCAGCGATGGCCGCACAGGTCTCGTTGTAAGGGCGGTCCGACAGCTCATAGCTCTCCCCGAACGCCTCACCGTCCCAGCGGGCCCCGACCCCACCGGTGACCGAGATCTTGCTCGTCGACAGATCGGTCCACAGCTCCTCCAGACGCCTGGTCAGCTCCGGATCGCCGGTCTCCAGCACGACGTCCGCCATGGCCGCATAGAGGTACAGCGCACGAACCGCATGCCCGGTGACCCGGCTCTGCTGGCGTACCGGTTGGTGGTCGAGCAGATACTCGCTGCCGTTCAGCACACCGTGTCCCCGGGAGTCGAGCTGCCACTCGGCCAGCCGCAGCCACCGCTGCTCGCCGGTGAGCCGGTAGAGCTCGACAAGTGCCATCTCCAGGTTGGGGTGGCCGCAAGCCGCCAGCGTCCGATCGGGGGAGTAGCGCGACTCCACCAGAGCACAGCAGCGCAGGGCGACGTCCAGCAA is a window from the Microlunatus panaciterrae genome containing:
- a CDS encoding rhodanese-like domain-containing protein; its protein translation is MSVLIGAQDLLAALGSDQPPVIADVRWELGRDTGRADFEAGHIPGAQFVDLDRELAAPPGAGGRHPLPPPEVFQQAMRRIGVSNDRAVVVYDAANSLAASRLWWLLADAGHDQVAVLDGGLAAWTKAGQPVTAGESEHVPAGDFDGRPGQLGQVDSATLAALIDKGEAPVLVDVRGAERYAGENEPIDPVAGHIPGAVSAPSMDNVDADGRFVAPKVLRERFTALGVDGDAVLYCGSGITAAHTLLAMRSAGIGGGTLYPGSWSDWIRDPDRPVRTGPLP
- a CDS encoding glycoside hydrolase family 127 protein; translated protein: MTHRNTAVVDTTSSPHALLRPVGVDSVRVRDDFWSPRLDANRGRSIAFAHDKCSSTGALDNFRRAAGELDGPFQARYYSDSDVYKWVESASWALAAGDDEDIRRRLDETIELIAAAQDDDGYLNTYFSVDRVDERWTDLVNKHEMYCLGHLVQAAVAHFRATSERRLLDVALRCCALVESRYSPDRTLAACGHPNLEMALVELYRLTGEQRWLRLAEWQLDSRGHGVLNGSEYLLDHQPVRQQSRVTGHAVRALYLYAAMADVVLETGDPELTRRLEELWTDLSTSKISVTGGVGARWDGEAFGESYELSDRPYNETCAAIAEIYLAWRLLLRTGDGRYREAIEWALYNAVLPGLSLEGTDFFYQNPLADAGRHRRQPWFDCACCPPNITRLLGSLPGYALTTSDEGLWLHQLLGIDADIDLPDGTRAQLSTTSGLPYRGTFTVRLGLSAPSSFVLRLPAPSWAAEIRLTINGVESAARPAAGYLVLEREWADGDELSIDYDFPVRLLAAHPYLASAHHRVAITQGPLVYCLEQADHVEDIRDLSLTGTEQWKRAPGPDLPGVEGLSTTASARTPSDLALYRPWQPGPDETRPADAAALTAIPYFAWANREPGLMTVMIPLT
- a CDS encoding aminotransferase class I/II-fold pyridoxal phosphate-dependent enzyme yields the protein MPNRPTDPPALATRLAGVTSSIVRDLLALTERPGIISFAGGLPAPELFDVEGTAESFATVLSTGARAALQYSPTEGNATLRAIVADRYTALGLPTRAENIVITTGSQQGLSLLAATLVDPGDAVLVERPSYLAALQALTLAGARLIEVPSNGDGVDLDALAELARRHSARLFYTVPTFHNPTGRTLDAHQRGRIAEIAQQVGFRVIADDPYHELRYSGESLAPMAAFCDSDHVVSTGSFSKILAPGLRLGFVRCDPTIKPGLVVAKQSADLHTSTLDQAAAAHYLATGRLSASLARARCEYGRRRDALLAGLESALPPGSRWTNPDGGMFVWAELPEGWDAAVLLPTAIAHQVAFVPGASFFASAPRANTMRLSFTTYDPETIAEGTRRLGLALAG
- a CDS encoding DUF5998 family protein, yielding MRVHSTKADLRAEIAACGYFPELVEDAISLAVADEELLDFVVHHEPTFNRDEIHRHITVLALTPTRLVVGHTDDHPADPNIPGNYASSSTESVALRQVNTVVVTRVVTKPEDFHAGSPDIHETWLSVGWGAMRRLDLEPASCSDPQCEADHGFTGALVGDDLTVRMSAAAEGPDRVARLVSFATALQRAAAL
- a CDS encoding nucleotide pyrophosphatase/phosphodiesterase family protein; its protein translation is MTARTALPPMVKPVYQHSTLSDLVPSIGAHLGIAGYREDLLGLPGSDRYVVVLIDGLGWHLIRRAAQAAPYLAGLLGDGRAITSAVPSTTVTSLTCLGTGLAPGQHGMVGYTSRVPETGEILNALTWESELVAKDYQSRPTAFERISTAGVAMSSVALHRFECSGLTQAALRGADFVGFEHEKAEDTRIELTVEAAMRGSRSLVYAYERELDHSGHVDGCDSQVWLRHLARIDAMCERLRESLPDEVTMIITGDHGMIDIPSGNRLIVEDEPGLLAGVSALAGEGRFRQLYVDHENPERVADRWRDRLGELAWVRTRDEAFDEGWFGQVDASIVDRYGHVMVAMRDDHAVMTRQFPRELSLVGMHGSLTPAEMMVPLFTD